Part of the Misgurnus anguillicaudatus chromosome 25, ASM2758022v2, whole genome shotgun sequence genome, TATCTTTTTCTGGAGCTCTATATTGTATGACTTTTAAacctctaaataaaaaatactatttgcattatttttcatgATGTTTCATTACAGATACCAACACAATACTGCGTTATTTCAgtgttgtttaatttcaaacaaCTCTATTCTGTATGTGCTTTTTCACAGGACGTaccataatattttaatatttaataaaattgtgAGTGGGTTTAAAAATTAGCTTACAAAGTTCACAATGCCAATAACAACAAACATTCTTCACGCGTCTACTGCATGCGCTTTTGGTGACGTCACCAACAATAACACCCCTTCAGCGCTAACTTGTGATCTGATTGGATAAAGTCTCGTTTGTCTTCACGGTTATTGGTCGAAACGGAAATCCCGCCTCATTATTTTGTGACTGGCAGGCTTATGCTAGGTCAGAGATGGAGTAAGTGGTTAAGCATCGACAAAGTTTTTACAGTGATATCGGCTCAGAAGATGGATAAGCAGACGGTAAGTTCCGCGTAAGTGACAGACTTGCTGTCACGCCATGGTAAAGCGGATCGTTATGCAATTTGTTGCTTAGTAATTGCTAAGTTAACCAAGCAGAGTTGTTGCTGTCGTGTTAGCTCACTGCCAACACCATTAAAgggatattttatgtttaaggGCACGCTGAACAAGCCACTCACTAAGTACTGTAATGTTTGTGCAGTTTTTCTTCCGTTTTCTTGCATTAAATTGCTATGTTCTGGCGCAAAGCGCAACGCAGACAGTTGACTACAGTCTGTGTTTCTAACAAGAGCTAACAAGCTAAGTCTGTTAGCCTCTGTAGTGTTAAAGAGATGACAGGTAAGCCTAAATCTGTCGTTTTGTTATTACGTTTATATGCATTTGACTTAGGCTTTATAAACAAGCTTAGTCGGTTACGACCTGTAGTTTATATCAATGTGTATTGCTAACTGACATGTCAACTTGACATGGCTATAATCAGTGCAATGTTCAGACCTTTAACTTCCAGTACTCCTATTGAATCAAGGGCAGTAACAAGCTTTGTAGTAATACGTAGATGACACCGTTTATTTTGTGTgctaattttatatatatgttttgCTCCAGTTGTTTATAGGGACAGTAGGTGCCTGTGTCTGTGGTCTTCAGCATTGAGAAGCTCACACACATGATTACTGAATGCTTATTGCTGGAAGGTAACACGTCattttgcatattatatatatattattttctaataaatatTTGCTAAAATTGTTTGGTTTTGACAGGCTATAGAGTATGCCAGGATGCCAGAGATAGTacaaaatcagaaaaataaCCCCAAATCTCCACGGTACGGAAActgatttattatattataatatgtatatatactaataaaataagaaatgtaTTCTTGTTTGGGCTACATATGTATGTTTAAAGCTCTTAAGTCATTTAGTGTTACTGTTAATAATTTTTCTGTGAAATATCAGGCGGAAGAAAAACAAGGAGATTCATAATGCAGGTGAGAAAATATTACAGTACAAGTATTTTAATGGTTCTTTAATGGTTTCAAATGgttaaaatggttaaaaaaaaaaaattctacttTTATTCACCAGTGGAAAGACACCGTAAAGAAAAAATCAATGCTGGCATTAATCGGATCGGAGAACTTTTGCCATGTTCTCAGGCCTTGAAACAGAGTAAAAATGCTAATGTAACaggtaaaaaataaaggtgcactctgtagattttagcgacatctagcgGTGTGGTTGCAAATAGCAACAAACGGCTTAAGGCCGCGGTAAACATTTTTCTGTGTCCGGCTCGCGTCAGCGCAGCTTTCatatagggctgggtatcgattcagatgttccagatcgattcgatttcgattcacaagctatcggttcgatttcgattctcgattcagtTTTCGCTTCCGGTTCTCAggtcggtttttatactcgattattgattcaactcaatgaatatagatttaatacaaatattatattcataaaaaaagaacagtgtCTGATACCCGTGTTCGACATGTAGGCAATACAattgatttcttattcaaattatttttcaactcgcgtgttTCCCATGGCAACGAGGCGGAACCGTTCTTCCGCGCCGCACTAAACCCCTCATTTGgcgcttgacacctctaccgcggctggtctgaacgcagcattagtctACTGCTTACCCCTCCCTTACAAAGCACATAGAGatgctacggtagccaccacaggacaaacatgtcgtctgGGACAAAGTAGTGACGCTCTGTACGGTTCTTTATGTAAGATCTTATACACCGCTTAAaacatagttatgtatattatattgcataaagtttacacattgcacctttaagcatAGAGTGATGTTTTAATATTCCTTCCTATAGACTTCTCAATGGATATCTTGCTTCTTGTTGTAGAGTAAAAATATGATTTTGGCTGAGGCTTTTCGCTACATCACTGAGCTGAAGCAACAGAATGATGAAATGCTTCTTAATGGAGGAGATGAAGTCCAAGGTGAGCCATGATCTCAATACAGTGGCTGTTTTTATAAGTGACTGTTTATAAGAATATGTATTTAATTAGTGTGTGAACTTTTGTGCAGTAtccattttgaattttgtttATTGCCTTTGCAGCTGAGGAGATAAAGCGCTTGCAGAGACAGGTGGAGGACCTGCGCAAAGAAAGTGCTCATTATATTGAGCTCCTAAAAGCTAATGGCATCAATTTCCTGGATGATCCCACTATACACTGGAAAGGGAAGCAGCGTTGTGCAAAAGTAGCCAAAGTAACTCCAACTCACTTGACAAAGGGAATAATTTTGTACTCCAATGGTAACGGTTCCTGTCCTACAAGCAAAGCTACTATTCCAACAAATCCAGCTTCTCACCTCGATAAACAACCAACAAATGTTGTAACAGTCCAACCGTCATGCGATATGGTATTGGGCACGAGCCAACCTTTTGGTATTACAGATGGAACACCTGTAAACAAAGTTGTAGTCTCCTCTGCTTCTGCACACCTACCGGTAGCAACTCTTATTCCTGCTGTGTCTAAGCCATGTCTTACAGTTTTGGAACAATATTCTCCCCTCGCTCCACCTACTCCAAAATTAACCCCATCTATGAATTATGTTACTGTTCAAGGTTTATGTTCCCAGCCTGCTGTTACCACCCCACTCCCTCCTCAACTTCAACCAGATAACCCAACTAGTCTCACTCCTGCTACCAGTCCAGCCATGCCTCTCAGAATTCAGCCTATGCTTAGCCTAACTTCACTGCCTCAAGTTGTGATCAATAACCCAGTGGTTCCTGTTGCTGTTGGTGCCACCACTGTACATTCTCAAGTCCAAACTGTAAGCCCTATATTACCAACAAGCTCTACCCTTCTCAGAACCAGTGCAACTAGCAGCACCCAGACTACATGGACTACACTACAACTTGCAGGAAATACAGTGCAACCTGTTTCTCAGGCATTGGTCACAGATGGAGCCAGCATTTCACATAATTCTCAACAATCATCTGTGTGTTCATTGGGGACAAAATACATTGAGGAGTCTAATACTCTACAGTTGCAACCGCAGATTCCTATGCAGCTGCAGGCCCCAACACCAAAACACATTCCTCTTCAGGCATCTGGTCCAAGACCACCTCAGATATATTCAGCAGTTGTGCCACAACCTCAGACTGGGGTAGTTCAACAGTCTTCAATTTTGTCAGCACCAACCATTGTGTCCCAGGCTTTAGTGCTTCAACAGCCAACCGTTGAACTGCAGCCAGCACAGTTGACTCATCCACAGTCAGCTGTTCGAGCTCAACCTGCACTATTACCAAAACCTCAGCCCAACTCAAACCCTGCCATACAACCTAAACCTCCGGTTCAGCCTCCTATGCCATCTCAGCCTCATTCCCAACCTACAGTAGTGTCCCATGCCCCGTCTGCCATTGTGCCTCAGCTGCATCTCAGTGTGGTGCCTCAGGCTCAGCCAATCATTAATCCACCAACACAGCCTGCCTTTGTGCCTCAACCTCAAGCTGCCACACTGCCAGTATTGCAGACAATGCAGGTATTGCAGGTGAATTCTGATGAAACACCAGTTGCTGTGACCTCCTCTTCGCAAAATAACTCGCATGTTGTAATTTTGCAACAGGGAAGTTCATGTCCAACATCACAGGTTCTCAGAGAGGATATCACTAGTCAGACACCCTGCCAGCACATTGTCATAATTCAGGCACCTACTTTGACACCTACACCACAGAGTCATCCAACTGCCATTGTGTCAACTGCGTCTCAAAATTTAGCCAGTCAGGTGACCACTTCGAATACTACATGTACAATCAGCATGCAGGGAGCTGGGACAAAGCAGTTGGTAAACATTCTTCCACGGCCTTCAACGCAATTGCAATCACAAGCACCTCAGACTATCACTGTGAATGGACAGGTTTATGTTTTGCAACCAGCGAAGTCACTGGAAAAGGGGAACTCTCAGTCTAGTCAAAGTGTGACTCAAATCCTTCAACCTGCCTGTGAAGAACCCAACTCTAATGTTGCGATGAAATGCTTGGGTGCTTTAACCAGTCTTAGTCAGAGCATTGCTAAGGTTTCAAGTCAAAGCAATTTACAAATATACACCATCACACCACCCTCATACACTACTGTGCAACCTTCTCTTCCAGTGTGTGGTTCAGATGTCAGCACATGTAGTGAAACGAGTTTTCCCCCCTCTGTTCCTGTACCATCAAATGCTGCTGGCGGAACAGTTAAAATCCTGCCAAAGAATGGCAGTGTAACCTCTAAAAATCaaaccaaacaaaacaaaatcagGAAAACCAGATTAGTTAAACGAAAAGAATCTAAACCTGGACAAAATGTGCGTAGAGTTGCTATGAAAAATAAAGCACTTGTTTCAAATACTACTTTGTCCACTAGAGCAACTGCTGTTAATTCATCAAATTCTTTAAAGAAAGATTCACTTTGTCAGGAAATTAACCCTTCAAATGCACCTACTCCAATCAGTGTTAGTTTAGCAAGCAGTAGTTCTGAAAGCATTAGTGTCAGTAAcgcatgtgaaaaattaaaaGAGAGTTCTGTCTCGCCTTCAGGGAATGGGTCTATGACTGCAACAAAATCTATAGACATTGTCCCCCTGCATAACAGTGTAACGGTTAGCAGTGTTAGTTTACCAAGTTCTACTCAAGGTAGTGTAGTTATTTCTACAAATTCTGACAGCTTCAGTAAAAAGATACTTACTTCAGATAGTGGTTCAAATCCTAATTGTTCAGGTGTTAGTATTTCTTTCTCTTCACAATGTAGCACTGTGGATGTGGTTACAGCATCACTTGCTACATCAAAAGTTAATGTTAACTCCTCAGCCAGTGTGCCATTTTGTAGAGAAACTGCCAGTAAGAATAAAGAGATTGCCAGCAATGTTTGCACCAGTAATGAAGGCAGATCGTCAAATTCAGGGCCCAGTTTAGCAGAAAAATCCACTCCACTAACCACTGTTAGCTCTACCCAAACAAATTCAATAGTTAAATCTGTTAATTCAGGACTTAATCAGCCCCCAGTATCAGGTGATATGTCCACACCCAGTAGACAGTTGCATATAACTACTGATTTAGCAAGCCGACCAGTGGTTTCCATCATGCCAAGTCAGAGCATTTCACAAACTCAAGCGAAGTTTGCTAGGAGGAAAGATGTGACTGACTCTCCTCCAGTTCAGACAACATCTAGTATGCCTTCAACGTCTGGTTCAAACTCCTCTTTGTCATCTCAACCCATTCATGCTTCAACATCTGGGATTTCAGATCCATTCAAGTCTCCAAAAAAGACACCTACAATGAATATATCAATGACATCAACTAACCATGGAACTTCAGACTTCAAGTTGACAGAATCAAATGTGAACACACACTCTAGCAAAGATGGACAATCCAGTGGTGTCACAGAGAAGATTGTGACTGAAGTAGGTGCCTTTGCTCAAAAAGAGATTGCTGTACATTCACAACAGGAATGTTCATTAGAAAACGATTCCTATGAGCCTTCTCTGGGAACCAGTAGACAGAATGATTCACCTATGGCAGGAGGTTCAGGGGGCAGAGGGTTTTCTGTTGCATCATTGCTCCCAGCGGGTCACAACAATAGTGCCTCATCAAGTACCTTTGGTTCATTCTCTTTTACGTCTGAGCAGGCAGAAATATTAGCAATGGCTGCAAGGGCCATTTTTGAACAAGAGAGCCCAGGCAAGAGGGCCGCTGGTTGTAGTGTTGATAATTCAGCAAATACTGCTGCTACAGAGTGGGACCTTCCACCAAAAATGCAGCCAACCCCTTCTACTAAGGAGAACATGAATGATCAACAGGTTAAAATGACAAGGCAGCCTGATTTACCCATGTCAAAAGCTTCATCTCAGGTCTCTGGACGAGGCCCACCAGTTGAGCCTTTGGTCAGTGGCACCTCTGGCATCAGACATTCACAGAGCATAGCTTACTCGCAGTCTCAACCTAGTGCTGTCACTAGCCTTAATGTTAACAACCTCATAAGACCAAGCTCCAGCCAGCCTTATCCAGGATCTCCTAATCTTGCACAGCAGGTCTCTGTTCCATCATCAGGGGTTGCTACCGTTATGGTTCCTCAGTCTTCCTCTCAAGTTCCCCCAACCTGTTCTGGCCCATCACAACCTAATGAATATGCAACTTTGAAGAATACTCTGATGCGAAATCATGTTGGTGTAGGAATGGTTGAGCGTCATCAAAAGGACATGTCAAAAAGGTCTGCCCAAGATGATCTTATGCTTCCAAGTAAGCGTTCAAAGCCATGCCCAGCAGCAAATGTTTCAAGAGTAGATATTAAAGCTACAGATAATGTCCAAATGATGGTTAGTCAGATGCCCTCAAGTACTTCTGCAATTATGACAAGAAATCACTCTGATGGTGTTGGGCCTTTGTTTTCCGGAAATACTTTCATGAGCAGTGTTCTTCGGCCTATTGAGGGACACTGCTCTACTCAGGTGCCAGCACATGAACACACTCAGCCAAGTGTGGTGCATTTACAACAAGGCCATGCACAACATAACACTTCACAGTCTGGACAGAATGTGGGTGGAAACCCCTATCTCAAACATCAACAACAGCAAGACCAAAGGCACCTTTATCAGCTACAGCATCACCTGACACAACCAGAATCTCAGATCCATAGTATTCATCAAAGAACCCTGCTTCAAGAACAGCATGTACATAAAAAGAGAGGAGTGGTGCGTGGTGGGCAGACAGGACCCACTGTTAATTTGCAAAAGCAACACCATTTGGAAAAGAGTGGCATGCAGCAGCAACATCAACAACAACAGCCTCCCCAGCAACACCAACAACAGCATCAGCAGCAACAGTCCCAGCAGCACCATCAACAGCAGCAGCAGTCACAGCAACAAAAAGCACAACAGATTCAGCAACAGTCACACCAACAACAGCAGTTGCCA contains:
- the LOC129426004 gene encoding basic helix-loop-helix domain-containing protein USF3 — protein: MPEIVQNQKNNPKSPRRKKNKEIHNAVERHRKEKINAGINRIGELLPCSQALKQSKNMILAEAFRYITELKQQNDEMLLNGGDEVQAEEIKRLQRQVEDLRKESAHYIELLKANGINFLDDPTIHWKGKQRCAKVAKVTPTHLTKGIILYSNGNGSCPTSKATIPTNPASHLDKQPTNVVTVQPSCDMVLGTSQPFGITDGTPVNKVVVSSASAHLPVATLIPAVSKPCLTVLEQYSPLAPPTPKLTPSMNYVTVQGLCSQPAVTTPLPPQLQPDNPTSLTPATSPAMPLRIQPMLSLTSLPQVVINNPVVPVAVGATTVHSQVQTVSPILPTSSTLLRTSATSSTQTTWTTLQLAGNTVQPVSQALVTDGASISHNSQQSSVCSLGTKYIEESNTLQLQPQIPMQLQAPTPKHIPLQASGPRPPQIYSAVVPQPQTGVVQQSSILSAPTIVSQALVLQQPTVELQPAQLTHPQSAVRAQPALLPKPQPNSNPAIQPKPPVQPPMPSQPHSQPTVVSHAPSAIVPQLHLSVVPQAQPIINPPTQPAFVPQPQAATLPVLQTMQVLQVNSDETPVAVTSSSQNNSHVVILQQGSSCPTSQVLREDITSQTPCQHIVIIQAPTLTPTPQSHPTAIVSTASQNLASQVTTSNTTCTISMQGAGTKQLVNILPRPSTQLQSQAPQTITVNGQVYVLQPAKSLEKGNSQSSQSVTQILQPACEEPNSNVAMKCLGALTSLSQSIAKVSSQSNLQIYTITPPSYTTVQPSLPVCGSDVSTCSETSFPPSVPVPSNAAGGTVKILPKNGSVTSKNQTKQNKIRKTRLVKRKESKPGQNVRRVAMKNKALVSNTTLSTRATAVNSSNSLKKDSLCQEINPSNAPTPISVSLASSSSESISVSNACEKLKESSVSPSGNGSMTATKSIDIVPLHNSVTVSSVSLPSSTQGSVVISTNSDSFSKKILTSDSGSNPNCSGVSISFSSQCSTVDVVTASLATSKVNVNSSASVPFCRETASKNKEIASNVCTSNEGRSSNSGPSLAEKSTPLTTVSSTQTNSIVKSVNSGLNQPPVSGDMSTPSRQLHITTDLASRPVVSIMPSQSISQTQAKFARRKDVTDSPPVQTTSSMPSTSGSNSSLSSQPIHASTSGISDPFKSPKKTPTMNISMTSTNHGTSDFKLTESNVNTHSSKDGQSSGVTEKIVTEVGAFAQKEIAVHSQQECSLENDSYEPSLGTSRQNDSPMAGGSGGRGFSVASLLPAGHNNSASSSTFGSFSFTSEQAEILAMAARAIFEQESPGKRAAGCSVDNSANTAATEWDLPPKMQPTPSTKENMNDQQVKMTRQPDLPMSKASSQVSGRGPPVEPLVSGTSGIRHSQSIAYSQSQPSAVTSLNVNNLIRPSSSQPYPGSPNLAQQVSVPSSGVATVMVPQSSSQVPPTCSGPSQPNEYATLKNTLMRNHVGVGMVERHQKDMSKRSAQDDLMLPSKRSKPCPAANVSRVDIKATDNVQMMVSQMPSSTSAIMTRNHSDGVGPLFSGNTFMSSVLRPIEGHCSTQVPAHEHTQPSVVHLQQGHAQHNTSQSGQNVGGNPYLKHQQQQDQRHLYQLQHHLTQPESQIHSIHQRTLLQEQHVHKKRGVVRGGQTGPTVNLQKQHHLEKSGMQQQHQQQQPPQQHQQQHQQQQSQQHHQQQQQSQQQKAQQIQQQSHQQQQLPPQNSHSRHQHLQQQIQQQHFGARQDKNCEAQQAGQRAHQNNRLGQPERTPGQDHGALQRLMVSRSMEQQLTSQASNSVSRSSDLVCTPSRQERHRLSSYSAEALIGKAPATGEQRMGVHLQAPRNNAQDQSDLRVYVDSSRGKGNIAHNSQSRLPPDHANTTDAQRIPECGPFKALVSGHQLSNFEVQVSRSGDMSTSKSVPQIQRGPQSQAGFRMSTGPTGDGRARGTYSGPHPTAQGLHIGAGLTRDQEVCHQSFMQSLLAPHIPEQNGHQRTAQGCTSGSIEYNCVTSAGELQTKSSSPNLHPTQKAAPIRLGDNNKGHLSQVSGNLHGPPIRAGPLHPPTPHSSSDTGHTQGSARSLSAVSQRPHHIGPDPQNIKIRPGDRPRTGNLRPENPFEPESSLPLPSGGGVLIGRTQTGSEARRSSIVRFMADGAPVSSENNLVSEQHLTQNFGFSFIDGGMNPPPPINANASFIPPVTQPSASRTPALLPVEPQNTLPSFYPSYSPAHPSLPSEIPLQYFPNQMFTSPSTDKTASAPLNNRFGSILSPPRPVGFAQASFPLLTEITPMPIANSSGITPHLSNFNLTSLFPEIATAMPPDGSSMPMSPLLSLANTTSSDSNKQSNRPAHNISHILGHDGTSAV